In the Rhododendron vialii isolate Sample 1 chromosome 2a, ASM3025357v1 genome, TGGCTAAAGGGTGAATGCTGGGGAAGGAAGCTCCTCAACTCACACCCAACAAGCTGTTGAGTCTGTTTTGCCATCTCAAACTGAGTTTGTTGTACCATCTCAACCTGTGAGTTGTATTAAACTGCAATAAAATATACCTAACTTAGATTTCACTTATGGGTTTAAAGGCTTGTATAATTTCTTCAATGCAGGTTCAGGTAAATGCGAGTGCAAATGCTAGAGCAAATCATACCCAAGGTGCTGGAAATGCAAGAGAAAGTGCAAGAGCATGGTCCTCAACAGACACCCAAGTACGTATTCAGTCTGTAAGTAGTGCATTTGGCTTGCTAACTTAGATTAGAATTAGGGTATTAAAGGTTAGTACTTGTCCTTCAATTCAGGTTCATGTAAATGCAAGAGCAAGGGTCAATGCTAGTGTAGTTTGTGTTGCCAGAGCAGCAGTCAATGCTGGTGTAGTCAATGCAAGATCAGacacctcaattgcccaacctgcTATACAAGTGGGACATTCAATGCCCCATGCAAGGATTTCAAAATTGCTTGTTAGTACCTTTACTTTTTATTGCCTTGTTAGTTTGAACATATACAACTTGGTGTACTATTTGTCATAGCTAATTAACCTGGACCATTTTTGTGCAGATCAAAAGAAGTGGAAGTGGTACTCAAGGAAAGTGAAGTGACTGAATTTCTTCACATGGCTTTTTAGTGAACTTAATTTGTTatgatgacttttttttttgttgccctcTGTTTTGGGTTGCCTATCAAAAGCTGTAATATGTAGGGCCCTACTATGTAGGAACAAACTAACTTATTTGGGAACTTATTTTGGTTAACTGAATTTGTGGTTTATGTATTGTCATGAACAAACCTGTGGAGGTAACAAGACTTAATGTAATGCTTAGTCCTTCAATGCTTGAACTGTTTTCGCATTGGGACTTGTTTTGGCAATGAAATGTCATTGATATATGTTTTGGCATTGGAACATGTTTTGACATTGTGTTATGGTTATCAGGCACAcattatcttttttcttttcattgtgTTATTGATAGGTTTTGGCAAGaaaaatttccaattccccTCTTTTGGAAATATTCCTTTCATATTGCAAATAAGCCATGATACACATAATGCTAAACCATAAATGATTTTACATTGATGATAATAATAGTACAATAGGATTACAAAATGGTTATCACCATCATTCATTACCACCACAGCTTAAACACAGTTAATACCAATACAACATAGCTTAAAAAATACCCAAGAACAACTACACTTACTACCACCATAAAGACAGACACCACCACAACTCCCACATCCATTACAACGATAAATACCTACACACCACCACAAAACATACCTTAACCCTTACTACCACCACAACCCATCCAGAAACCTACATTTTCCAAACCCACAGAATTGCAAACAGAACCCAACTAGTTCTCAATCCAATCCAGAGCATCTTCTCCTTATTCTTCCTCCTCAAGATCTCCTCCTCCATCTTGGTTCTCATCCTCAGAAGCCCAGGAACTATCTGCACAGACCTCTCGCACATGGGTGGGTCCAGCCATGCAAAATCATTGCACTTTTTATTGGGACAGGCCACAAACCTCCTGCTCGGATTCACAGGGGTCCAAGAAGTGTGCATCTCTTTAATTACCGCAGACAACACATGGGCTGTCCTCCATGCAGTTGGAGATGTCATTCCTCTTTGCTTGCCTCAAAACATCAGAAGTTGATCTCATTTTTGCTTCAAGGGGTTGTGGTGTGTGGTTTAGGGTTTCAGGGGCAATGGAGAATGGGTTTTAGGGGTAcaaatagagagggagagggagggcaGTAAAAAGGGTATTGTTTCCCTCCAAAACGTGTAATGAGAGAGGCAAAAGGTCCCACAAGAGTGCATTTAAGTGCCACGTATGCTTCTCCGTTAAGTATTGGACGGCAAATGGGTGGAGGGGGTTAATTGATGACGGAGTCCAAAGGTCAGGTGGGAGATTTACATTTGTTGAAGTCCAGGTGTTTATGTGACATTGAGTTGAAAGGttagaggtttttttgaaaattttcctttgtcAATCCTAGTTTTTGTTTTCGTGAATTTGCCACCtgaattctgaagtgattttgggtgttttgttaatacctctaacgatatcgaatgaaactcattttttacagagaccttaaacgacatatcaAGGATTGACGCCCTCTCCGATTATcttttgtgcgacccgaggcgagAGAAAAAGGGGTCTGTGCACAGCTCGTTTGTTTGCATCCAAATACATGAAtcaaaattgaatgtttttgataaagtaaaaaaaaaaaaaaaaaacaatggcgGTTCTGTTAATTCCCGCCTCTGAACAGCGCCCCGCAAATCTAGAATTAGGCTTGTCTGTAGTTGGAAGGTTGTGAACTATGGGATGATGttttaatggttgagatttaaaaaaaaaaattaacgccggaaagttttataaaatttagactattgaatgaaaaaatgaacgATTGAGATCGAACTGTATCGGCTCTTAGCAGTCCAATTCCAATTGCAGAGAATCCGCCTCATAAATCTATccaatcccctctctctctctctctctcatccccttCGCAGAACTGAACACCGCGCGCAAATTTGAAGTctacctctctctctgtctctcctcaCACACAACAATGTACTCCACCGATCCACAACCCTACCACCAACCCGTCGAATTCCAACCGTACGCAGCAATGGACTCCCCGTCGTGCTCACAAGGCCACCGCTCCTCCCTCACCCTCCAAACCCCACCAAACGGCTCCTCCATCTGCCTCCTCTGCCTCTCCAACCTCATCTCCAACCCCACCTCCCCCACCCTCCACGTCTCCCACGCCCTCTCCCAGCTCTCCCTCGCCCTCTCCCACCCGCCCTTCCTCCGCGacctcctccacctccacccTCGCTTCCTCGTCCCTCCCCTCGTCGACGCCCTCTCCTGCTTCGACGACGAGCCCATCGCCCGCCAGGTCATGGATTTGGTGTCGGAGCTTTGTCGCTTGGGCGGCGAGTCTGTTTGCGGCGAGTTCGCGGCCAGGGTTGCGGGGAGGCTGGCGTCCGGTGAGTTGGCGTGGAGTCGGCGCCAGGTGTACGCGGTAATGTTTCTGTGTGGCtctgtttgatttgattttaggGCAAATACCACTTACATATGCGTGTATATATCTAGGTTTACATACACCAGACGCTAGACAGGGGCGGAGCCATGATTTTTGGTTCGTAGTCTTCGAGCTTGTGAACGAGCCTAAAATACGAGCTCGACCTCGGCTCATTTGCTTACggctaatttacttaacgagcctctttaaacgagccgagcccatacaaacgagccaagcttttgCGAGCTGAGTCGAGCCTAGGTTTTTTGTGTCGAGCTtccaaaacttgagctcgaacTCGATTCCTGAAAGTGTCGAGCTGAGCCGAGGGAAAGTTATTGGCATACTTATGACGAActtagaaagaaaaaatttgagttaaaaATTTCTCATCAGTATCATCAAAGTTAAGTTTCCCTTTAAATCTATACCTACATATGATATCAAGGGTCAGTGTTGAACTATGTATACGCAGATATGCTACTAGCTCTCTTACgtttaaaacttaaaagaagtcaGGTTGGAGAGTCATTGGGCTTGATCCAGGTTTGATAGAAAGCGTGGCCATTACTTAACAAGATTTGCTAAGTttcttcaaacttttatgaagAAAAACTGTTCATTTCCTCTTAGTAAACATCTTCTTTTATTTGTCTTCAATTGTGAGAGAGGATTTGTTTGGTGTTGGCCAGTATAGGGTTTAGCACATGCTGGTTGTATAACTTTAACATTATGAACCTTGTTTGCTGTTTTTAATCATTTCtgttgtaccaaaaaaaaatgcagcttCACTGCTTTGGCATTCTCTTGGGTTATCAGAAAGACAACCCTTATTCCTATATCAGTGACCAATATGCCCTTATTTTCAACCTTGTCACGGGTCTTCAGTTGCCAAGGTAACGGCTGAAAGCAAACTATGCCGCAATGCGTCCTTTATTTTACTGTTTCTAAgctctcttttgttttgttccaTACAGTGAAGAAATCCGGGGAGAGATCCTTTTTGTCCTGTACAAATTATCCATCCTCCAGTATGCGTACAAGGATGATGCTGCCACTGATGTTTTGTATTCCTTTTGTCCCAAGCTCTTGCAATTGTCACTGGAAGCCCTTGTCAAGACTCAAAGTGATGATGTTCGTTTGAATTGCGTAGGTCAGTCAACTATTTCCAAATATTCCATTAACTTGTTTTCTCTTTTAACACTTTTTGCTAATCTCAAATAGTGGTGGTATGACATGgttgtgattttgttcaataaaGTGACTTCACTACACATGCCAAAAAACAGGCATGTCCTTGGTGTTTTTTGCTACAATATTTCAATTGATGACATTCTAAAACAAGAGCCGTAGGAAAGTAAAGTAATCCATGGTTATGGCATAGTGAGAACATTCATACTGTGGTTTCTCTTAGGCTAGTTTCTGCAAATGCTTAAAGTACAGATAAACAGATCCATACACAGTAATCTAGCACTGTTTTGTGCAAGTGCGACTCGATGCCATGGTACTTAGGTAATGAATATATGGCCTCTAATTGATTCCTTGTTGCACTTCTGAGTTCTATAGAGTTACCTATTTGCACAAGTTTGTTGACTACTTTCAGAACAAGTTTGTTGACTACTTTCGGGTTTTCTTGGTTGAACTAACGGTGAGAAACAGATAGATTGCCATACAATATGCATACATCTTTACACAGCATGGCCTTCACTCAGATAGTTCGGATCGTCACCTGGATGCAGATATTTTTTTCGTATAATACCACCTAATACATAATCTGCTTTCACCTGTGCAGCACTTCTGACGGTGTTGGCTCAGAGGGGTTTCTTTGAGAATGCATATGAAAATGATATAAGCAGCAAGAACTCTTATGAAGCTGACAACTTTATGCAAACAACAGAAGATGTGATAGATGGACCTCCCCTGAATATCTTGTTTGCTGAGGCTGTTAAAGCCCCATTGCTTTCCTCAGACGGTGAAGTTCAAGTTAAGACATTGGATTTGATCTTTCTTTATCTGTCTCGGGAAGGTGGCTCGGGCACCAAAATCCGAGTATTTGTTGAAGAAAACATTGCAGATTATGCATTTGAAATACTGAGATTGTCAGGTAAACATCTTCAGTAAACAAGAGAATTAGCTATTCATGTATGGCTTTCCCACGACACACTTGATGGTTTAGGTTTGGCAATCAATCTTTACTCAGTTGTTCTGCCGTTAAGTTACTTGATTTCTCTTGAACCGAGCGCTGAAGGTATTTGTAGTTATCCCCAAAAGGAATAATACAAATGATCATGTATCCATGTTAGATGGTCAACTTTTAGACGGTGAATAACATTGTCATGCATGCATCTCTCCGTCATACTAAAAGTTACCTTGGAATCCTGTATTTAAATTTCCCATTAGAGACAATTCTTTTAATTCGTTGGGATTGgcagatactccctccgtctctatttaattgtccattacggttttgcgtgcattttcaacggcttatatctctcaacatatattgctaaaaatatgcaatatggatcttgcttgataaatctcatttttttctataagacaacgatttcaaaaacatgaaccataatatacgtcgagagatataagtcattgaaaatgcatgcaaaaccgtagtggacaattaaatagggacggagggagtacaagttTTACTTTTAATGGCATTCTGACTATAATTAACAGGATGCAAAGATCCAGCGGTCACCTCTTGCCTTCAGGTTCTTGATCTTTTATCAACAGCCGAGGACGCCTTTAGGCAACGGCTTGCTATTGGATTCTCAACCCTGGTTCCTGCTCTGCATTATGTAGCTGGAATACCTTTTCATCCTGTCCAAGCTCAGACACTAAAGCTCATAGGGAACTGCATTTCAAATTGCCCTGGAATAGTATCCATCTCTCATATTGAAGAACTAGGCCTTATTTTGACAggaatgttaaaaaaatatgcGGATGGGGAGGCAGGCATGCTCACAGAGACATTCTCTATGGCCTGTTCAATTCTTGTAACCGTTATGAAATCTCCGTCTTCTCATGGGACTTCAAATTTCTCGACATCACTCCAAGATGCATCAATATATGCTACTCTCTCTTGTTTAAGCCACCATGGAAAATATCCCAGCCAACTTATGAACTCTCTATATCTACTGAAGGAGACATACACATACAGTCACAATGGAAACTCCATCAGCTCCACTGATGCGGAACTAAGAAGCTGTATTCTAAACATATGTAAGTCAAATCTATTGCCCTGGTTCATAACATCCATCCATGAAATGGATGAGGACATTGTCCTTGGTGTTCTGGAAACTTTTCATACGATATTGCTGCAGGACTCCAATATCCAGGCTGCAGAATTCGCAAATAGTTTGGTCTCATCCTCCTGGTTCAGTTTGACATTTGGATGCTTAGGTTTATTTCCAACAGAAAAGGTCAAATGGAGAATATATCTGATGTTGAGCTCAATCGTGGATGTGCTCTATGGAAACGAATTTGGGCAGCCTATAAGAGATGCTGCTTTACATCTACCAACTGATCCTATAGATTTGCTGTTCCTGCTAGGACAAAAGAGCTCCAATAATGTCGAATTGTTTTCTTGTCAATCTGCGGTTTTGCTGATACTATTTACCAGCTCATTGTATGATGATAGGTACAAGGTTCTCTATTCTTTATCTCGATCCAATTAGCATTCAGTTGAATGTTTTGTTACATGGGCTTTTTAGAATGTACTCACACTTTTCATACGCTCATCAATGAATGATATGGGATAtgtcgccgttcaaaaaaaaaaatggtatgggATATGTTTGCAGTTTTTTTAGTTTGGCACACACCTGAAAAGCATATCTAGTATTCTAGTTCACTGGATAACTGTGTAAACTCTCATGTTATGTGTTAGATGTTCTATGACACCTGTAAACACAAATTAACGTTAGAAAATAGGGTAAATGTACTGTACAATGCTGAATATTTCAGTCCCCCAGTGTCCTTTGATATGAGATTTAAATGAGTTTGACACTTTGACACGTACTAGTACCGGACGCCTGTACCTAAGCTAAGTCCAGGAAACTTAAGTTTTATGGTTCATCTGTAATTtaatcatcttcttcctccagACTTGCAGATGATAAGCTGGTTTTAGCTTCTCTAGAGCAGTATATTCTAGTTAACAGCAGTGAACTCCTATATGGGGCTGCTTATTCTGTACCAGTGGAGATCGTGGTAAATCTGTACGGACTTTATAGAGGTCTTGCCAAGAAGAGTTACCAAATTTCCTACAGTCCAGAGGCTGAAAAGATTCTGTTCCATGTATTGACTGAAGAAGAATGGGATTTGGCTTCTGCAAGCATTCACTTGACATCACTGAAATGGTTGTTTCAGCAAGAGAAAATGTGCAAGCCGTTGTCTAGTCAGATCTTGAAGTTTTGCAGATGCACTAGCTCAAATACGAACCAAATCATCGTGCGTGGAAACTGTAGTCAAAATATAGATCTACATACAATAGCAGAATTGGTAGCATCAGATGATACCTTTGGAGCAACACTTGTGATTTATGTGTTGAAAGAGCTTTTAGAAGGACAGCAAGAGGATGACATAATTTCAGTATTGAGGTCTGTGGCATTAATCATTGACATTTTCCCAGCTGCTTCAGACCAATTATGCTTACATGGGATAGGCAGTGCGATCCAAAGTCTTTGTTACTCTGACCATTCTTCTCCACAGATGTTCATGGTCATCTGTCAACTCACTTTTAGAGTTCTATATTCGGTGCATTCTGAATTTCTTTCGGATACTGAAGCTTGGCTTTCAATCACAATGAAGGTGAGTTAGTAAATTATGCTATAAATTGCAGTTGGCTTTTCTTTCTGGGATCTTAATTGGatgattttccttcttttgatGTAGTTGATGGACTACCTGGTCTCTACAGTAGCTGCAGATGGGTGGACTGTAGAAAATCTCATAGTGACTGGCATTCTTTCCTTAATTTTGCACCATTCCACTAATCAAGCACTGATCGAAACTTCGAAAACTATACTTTTGAGTACTCCTTTGGTGTCCATACTTAACAACACAATCCATGTTGCCTGTTCAAAGGGACCTGCTGTGATTGATTATGATGAAGGGACTACAAATGGAGAACCTCTGTTATTTGTGCTTTTACTGCAGTTCTTCTCACTGCGAAGGTAATTTTTCTCACCTGGGCTGcatttggatcttggatttgcggagggaaaagatggagaaaatttGGATGTGTTTGGATAACTTTTCCCCTTCCTTTTCTTATGACTCCAAAAGTCCCACagcaaattcaagatccaaacacatgCTAAATCAGCAAATAACTcgaagaaattcaaaagttcacTATTGTCGTTGTATCAGCATGCATGCTGTTCTACCAGAGTATGCAAACTGGCAAGATTTTCTCGGTCAAGCCTATGGGTCACAACCACTGTCCTTCATAAGAATTCATTGCCACGACTTGTGCAAGTTGATATATTTTGGTTCTTCTGGGGTCAAACTTGTTGCTTCACATTGCCTGTTGGAGCTATTCACGAGAATATCAAGCCAGAAAACTGAGAAAACTGAGAGATCTGAAATATTAAACTGCACCACCAGATACTTACTCTCAGTAATCTCTATTTTAGAAGGTCTAGTTTTCTGCAGTGATATCAGAGTTGCCGTGAATTGTAGC is a window encoding:
- the LOC131316935 gene encoding protein PUTATIVE RECOMBINATION INITIATION DEFECT 1, whose product is MYSTDPQPYHQPVEFQPYAAMDSPSCSQGHRSSLTLQTPPNGSSICLLCLSNLISNPTSPTLHVSHALSQLSLALSHPPFLRDLLHLHPRFLVPPLVDALSCFDDEPIARQVMDLVSELCRLGGESVCGEFAARVAGRLASGELAWSRRQVYALHCFGILLGYQKDNPYSYISDQYALIFNLVTGLQLPSEEIRGEILFVLYKLSILQYAYKDDAATDVLYSFCPKLLQLSLEALVKTQSDDVRLNCVALLTVLAQRGFFENAYENDISSKNSYEADNFMQTTEDVIDGPPLNILFAEAVKAPLLSSDGEVQVKTLDLIFLYLSREGGSGTKIRVFVEENIADYAFEILRLSGCKDPAVTSCLQVLDLLSTAEDAFRQRLAIGFSTLVPALHYVAGIPFHPVQAQTLKLIGNCISNCPGIVSISHIEELGLILTGMLKKYADGEAGMLTETFSMACSILVTVMKSPSSHGTSNFSTSLQDASIYATLSCLSHHGKYPSQLMNSLYLLKETYTYSHNGNSISSTDAELRSCILNICKSNLLPWFITSIHEMDEDIVLGVLETFHTILLQDSNIQAAEFANSLVSSSWFSLTFGCLGLFPTEKVKWRIYLMLSSIVDVLYGNEFGQPIRDAALHLPTDPIDLLFLLGQKSSNNVELFSCQSAVLLILFTSSLYDDRLADDKLVLASLEQYILVNSSELLYGAAYSVPVEIVVNLYGLYRGLAKKSYQISYSPEAEKILFHVLTEEEWDLASASIHLTSLKWLFQQEKMCKPLSSQILKFCRCTSSNTNQIIVRGNCSQNIDLHTIAELVASDDTFGATLVIYVLKELLEGQQEDDIISVLRSVALIIDIFPAASDQLCLHGIGSAIQSLCYSDHSSPQMFMVICQLTFRVLYSVHSEFLSDTEAWLSITMKLMDYLVSTVAADGWTVENLIVTGILSLILHHSTNQALIETSKTILLSTPLVSILNNTIHVACSKGPAVIDYDEGTTNGEPLLFVLLLQFFSLRSMHAVLPEYANWQDFLGQAYGSQPLSFIRIHCHDLCKLIYFGSSGVKLVASHCLLELFTRISSQKTEKTERSEILNCTTRYLLSVISILEGLVFCSDIRVAVNCSLCLSMILDWEILDTELGANRRNNWCRLIVEELAMSLAVPRLASESFMIHHKPAVHVAVALLKLRKVPEWMSSVFDDCCISGIVENLSASNLSSEMVLLFRELVNARYLKSEQIASLNRLFQACRKRMYTSDTEDTKGDEYMEKDVANSDDTRKMRQILIKIMSSQTPSLGVDYSRSSIRSNNRLLEEIELFSKTLMEVDDG